A section of the Mycteria americana isolate JAX WOST 10 ecotype Jacksonville Zoo and Gardens chromosome 19, USCA_MyAme_1.0, whole genome shotgun sequence genome encodes:
- the ACAD8 gene encoding isobutyryl-CoA dehydrogenase, mitochondrial isoform X1, which translates to MASGTVPACEEKLLPLPCTFARSSRLFKLGCESKSILKRLASAGLTEEQKEFQKVALDFATKEMAPHMAEWDEKEIFPVETMRKAAQLGFGGIYVKPDVGGSGLSRLDTSVIFEALSTGCTSTTAYMSIHNMCVWMIDTFGNEEQRHRFCPSLCSMEKFASYCLTEPGSGSDAASLLTSAQRKGDTYVLNGSKAFISGGGDTDVYVVMCRTGGPGPKGISCLVLEKGTPGLSFGKKEKKVGWNSQPTRAVIFEDCVVPVGNRLGAEGQGFNIAMKGLNGGRINIASCSLGAAHASVLLAQEHLTVRKQFGEPLANNQYLQFRLAEMATRLVAARLMVRNAARALQEGREDAAVLCSMAKLFATDECFAICNQALQMHGGYGYLKDYAVQQFVRDIRVHQILEGTNEVMRMIVARNLLQG; encoded by the exons ATGGCGAGCGGGACTGTGCCCGCCTGCGAGGAGaagctccttccccttccctgtacCTTTGCTAGATCTTCGCGGCTGTTCAAGCTTGGCTGTGAATCAAAGAGTATCTTAAAAAGACTCG catcTGCCGGCCTGACTGAGGAGCAGAAGGAATTCCAAAAAGTTGCCCTTGATTTTGCTACCAAGGAGATGGCTCCTCACATGGCTGAGTGGGATGAAAAG GAAATATTCCCTGTGGAAACAATGCGGAAGGCAGCCCAGCTAGGATTTGGTGGGATCTATGTGAAACCAGACGTCGGTGGCTCTGGATTGTCACGACTTGATACTTCCGTAATATTCGAAGCTTTATCAACAGGATGTACCAGCACCACTGCTTATATGAGCATCCACAA catgtgtGTTTGGATGATCGACACCTTTGGCAACGAGGAACAGAGGCACAGGTTCTGCCCATCGCTCTGTAGCATGGAAAAATTTGCTTCTTACTGCCTGACTGAGCCAG GAAGTGGAAGTGATGCAGCTTCCCTGCTGACCTCAGCTCAGAGGAAAGGGGACACCTACGTCCTGAATGGCTCCAAG GCCTTCATCAGCGGGGGAGGTGACACCGACGTATACGTGGTCATGTGTCGCACAGGAGGCCCAGGCCCCAAGGGCATCTCCTGCCTGGTGCTGGAGAAGGGGACGCCAGGGCTCAGCTTtggcaagaaagagaagaag GTGGGCTGGAATTCCCAGCCAACTCGGGCTGTGATCTTTGAGGACTGTGTCGTTCCTGTTGGCAACCGGCTGggagctgaagggcagggctTCAACATTGCCATGAAGGGACTGAATGGAGGCAGGATAAATATCG CTTCTTGTTCGTTAGGAGCTGCTCATGCCTCTGTTCTTCTCGCTCAGGAACATCTCACTGTCCGCAAACAGTTTGGAGAACCCCTAGCAAACAATCAG TACCTGCAGTTCAGGCTGGCGGAGATGGCGACACGCCTGGTGGCAGCACGGCTCATGGTTCGCAATGCAGCGCGGGCGCTGCAGGAGGGACGGGAGGACGCCGCTGTGCTGTGCTCCATGGCCAAGCTGTTTGCTACTGATGAATGCTTTGCG ATCTGTAACCAGGCTCTACAGATGCATGGGGGCTACGGCTACCTGAAGGATTATGCTGTGCAGCAGTTTGTGCGAGACATCAGAGTCCACCAGATCCTGGAAG GTACCAATGAGGTGATGCGGATGATTGTGGCCCGGAATCTGCTACAGGGCTGA
- the ACAD8 gene encoding isobutyryl-CoA dehydrogenase, mitochondrial isoform X2 translates to MAWRGPPRVAARLLLLLRRPAAAGRRGIASCIDPSAGLTEEQKEFQKVALDFATKEMAPHMAEWDEKEIFPVETMRKAAQLGFGGIYVKPDVGGSGLSRLDTSVIFEALSTGCTSTTAYMSIHNMCVWMIDTFGNEEQRHRFCPSLCSMEKFASYCLTEPGSGSDAASLLTSAQRKGDTYVLNGSKAFISGGGDTDVYVVMCRTGGPGPKGISCLVLEKGTPGLSFGKKEKKVGWNSQPTRAVIFEDCVVPVGNRLGAEGQGFNIAMKGLNGGRINIASCSLGAAHASVLLAQEHLTVRKQFGEPLANNQYLQFRLAEMATRLVAARLMVRNAARALQEGREDAAVLCSMAKLFATDECFAICNQALQMHGGYGYLKDYAVQQFVRDIRVHQILEGTNEVMRMIVARNLLQG, encoded by the exons aTGGCTTGGCGAGGACCCCCCCGCGTCGCggcccggctgctgctgctgctgcggcgcccggcggcggcggggcggcgggggatcGCCTCCTGCATTGACC catcTGCCGGCCTGACTGAGGAGCAGAAGGAATTCCAAAAAGTTGCCCTTGATTTTGCTACCAAGGAGATGGCTCCTCACATGGCTGAGTGGGATGAAAAG GAAATATTCCCTGTGGAAACAATGCGGAAGGCAGCCCAGCTAGGATTTGGTGGGATCTATGTGAAACCAGACGTCGGTGGCTCTGGATTGTCACGACTTGATACTTCCGTAATATTCGAAGCTTTATCAACAGGATGTACCAGCACCACTGCTTATATGAGCATCCACAA catgtgtGTTTGGATGATCGACACCTTTGGCAACGAGGAACAGAGGCACAGGTTCTGCCCATCGCTCTGTAGCATGGAAAAATTTGCTTCTTACTGCCTGACTGAGCCAG GAAGTGGAAGTGATGCAGCTTCCCTGCTGACCTCAGCTCAGAGGAAAGGGGACACCTACGTCCTGAATGGCTCCAAG GCCTTCATCAGCGGGGGAGGTGACACCGACGTATACGTGGTCATGTGTCGCACAGGAGGCCCAGGCCCCAAGGGCATCTCCTGCCTGGTGCTGGAGAAGGGGACGCCAGGGCTCAGCTTtggcaagaaagagaagaag GTGGGCTGGAATTCCCAGCCAACTCGGGCTGTGATCTTTGAGGACTGTGTCGTTCCTGTTGGCAACCGGCTGggagctgaagggcagggctTCAACATTGCCATGAAGGGACTGAATGGAGGCAGGATAAATATCG CTTCTTGTTCGTTAGGAGCTGCTCATGCCTCTGTTCTTCTCGCTCAGGAACATCTCACTGTCCGCAAACAGTTTGGAGAACCCCTAGCAAACAATCAG TACCTGCAGTTCAGGCTGGCGGAGATGGCGACACGCCTGGTGGCAGCACGGCTCATGGTTCGCAATGCAGCGCGGGCGCTGCAGGAGGGACGGGAGGACGCCGCTGTGCTGTGCTCCATGGCCAAGCTGTTTGCTACTGATGAATGCTTTGCG ATCTGTAACCAGGCTCTACAGATGCATGGGGGCTACGGCTACCTGAAGGATTATGCTGTGCAGCAGTTTGTGCGAGACATCAGAGTCCACCAGATCCTGGAAG GTACCAATGAGGTGATGCGGATGATTGTGGCCCGGAATCTGCTACAGGGCTGA
- the THYN1 gene encoding thymocyte nuclear protein 1 has protein sequence MPWPSRKRDKGAVADKKEPDAKIAKTEEETPDKEEEEKSTKAPAGSSKSGWKNWKKTKESDSGGEESKITYCHWLLKSEPESRLEKGVDVKFSIDDLKAQPNQTTFWDGVRNYQARNFLRAMKLGQQAFFYHSNCKEPGIVGIVKIVKEAYPDHTQFDQKDPHYDSSSRKENPKWSMVDVQFVRMTKRFIPLSEIKAHHLAHKADGGPLKNMMLFTRQRLSIQPLTQEEFDFVLSLEEEKPH, from the exons ATGCCTTGGCCGAGCAGAAAGAGAGACAAAGGAGCAGTAGCAG ATAAAAAGGAGCCTGATGCTAAAATTGCCAAGACAGAGGAGGAGACCCCAGataaggaggaagaggagaagtcCACAAAAGCACCAGCTGGGAGTTCCAAGTCGggatggaagaactggaagaagacAAAAGAATCTGACTCCGGTGGGGAGGAAAGCAAGATAACGTATTGTCACTGGCTTCTGAAATCAGAACCAGAGAGCAGGCTCGAGAAGGGAGTGGATGTGAAA TTCAGCATTGATGACTTGAAAGCTCAGCCCAATCAGACAACCTTTTGGGATGGAGTAAGAAACTACCAG GCAAGGAATTTCCTGAGAGCCATGAAACTTGGGCAGCAGGCCTTCTTCTACCACAGTAACTGTAAAGAGCCTGGCATTGTTGGCATTGTCAAG ATCGTAAAGGAGGCATACCCTGATCACACACAGTTTGATCAGAAGGATCCTCATTATGATTCCTCCAGCAGAAAAGAGAACCCCAAATGGTCCATG GTGGATGTCCAGTTTGTGCGGATGACAAAACGTTTCATCCCCCTTTCTGAAATCAAGGCTCACCACCTGGCACATAAAGCAGATGGAGGCCCCCTAAAGAACATGATGCTCTTCACAAGACAACGTCTTTCCATCCAACCACTGACACAAG AGGAATTTGATTTTGTCTTGAGCCTGGAAGAGGAAAAGCCACATTAA
- the VPS26B gene encoding vacuolar protein sorting-associated protein 26B, whose product MSFFGFGQSAELELVLSDAESRRRVEHKTEEGKKEKYFLFYDGETVSGRVVLTLKHPNKRLEHQGIKVEFIGQIELYYDRGNHHEFVSLVKDLARPGEFTQSQTFDFEFTHVEKPYESYTGQNVKLRYFLRATVSRRLNDVVKEMDMVVHTLSTYPELNSSIKMEVGIEDCLHIEFEYNKSKYHLKDVIVGKIYFLLVRIKIKHMEIDIIKRETTGTGPNVYHENDTIAKYEIMDGAPVRGESIPIRLFLAGYELTPTMRDINKKFSVRYYLNLVLIDEEERRYFKQQEVVLWRKGDIVRKSMSHQAAIASQRFEGTSSHTEAKTPSQPAENNSRQ is encoded by the exons ATGAGCTTCTTCGGGTTCGGGCAGAGCGCGGAGCTGGAGCTGGTGCTGAGCGACGCCGAGAGCCGGCGGCGGGTGGAGCACAAGACGGAGGAAGGCAAGAAGGAGAAATACTTCCTCTTCTACGACGGCGAGACCGTCTCCGGGCGGGTGGTCCTCACCCTCAAGCACCCCAACAAGCGGCTGGAGCACCAGGGCATCAAAGTGGAGTTCATCGGGCAGATCG AACTCTACTATGACCGAGGAAACCACCATGAGTTTGTGTCTCTGGTGAAAGACCTGGCCCGTCCTGGTGAATTCACTCAATCGCAGACATTTGACTTCGAATTCACACATGTGGAAAAACCTTATGAGTCCTACACGGGGCAGAATGTGAAGTTACG GTATTTCCTCCGAGCGACTGTCAGCCGCAGACTGAACGATGTGGTGAAGGAGATGGACATGGTTGTGCACACTCTGAGCACCTACCCAGAGCTCAACTCCTCTATTAAGATGGAGGTGGGGATTGAGGATTGCCTGCACATCGAGTTCGAGTATAACAAGTCCAA GTATCATTTAAAAGATGTGATTGTTGGAAAGATCTACTTCCTGCTGGTACGAATCAAGATCAAACACATGGAGATAGATATCATCAAGAGAGAAACAACAGGGACTGGACCCAATGTGTATCATGAGAATGACACAATAGCTAAATATGAGATCATGGATGGGGCACCTGTGAGAG GGGAGTCCATTCCCATCAGACTCTTTCTGGCTGGCTACGAGCTGACTCCAACGATGAGGGACATCAATAAGAAGTTCTCGGTGCGTTATTACCTCAATCTGGTACTGATCGATGAGGAAGAGAGACGGTATTTTAAACAGCAG GAGGTGGTGCTTTGGCGGAAAGGAGACATAGTGAGGAAGAGCATGTCCCACCAAGCAGCCATCGCCTCCCAGCGGTTTGAGGGGACATCCTCACACACCGAGGCCAAGACCCCCAGCCAGCCTGCAGAGAACAACAGCCGGCAGTGA